A single window of Cytobacillus luteolus DNA harbors:
- a CDS encoding HNH endonuclease — MEVCELCGRDEVDTTVHHLVPKEMGGTFGETANLCIPCHKQIHALYTNQEIAARLATIRDLREDEKLSSFIKWIRKQPSTKLMKIRKSNERKRKGR; from the coding sequence ATGGAAGTTTGTGAACTTTGTGGTCGGGATGAAGTGGATACGACAGTACATCATTTAGTACCCAAGGAAATGGGTGGAACTTTTGGTGAAACTGCTAATTTATGTATTCCGTGCCATAAACAAATACATGCACTTTATACAAACCAGGAAATTGCTGCACGATTAGCCACCATCCGAGATCTAAGGGAGGATGAAAAGTTATCAAGCTTTATTAAATGGATTCGTAAACAACCTTCAACCAAACTAATGAAAATTCGTAAATCCAATGAGCGGAAACGTAAAGGAAGATGA
- a CDS encoding winged helix-turn-helix transcriptional regulator, whose protein sequence is MNPSILCPRFEIAMKIISTRWSGLIVFSLLSGTQRFSSMEASLPISGRLLSERLKELEKEGIVHREVIPETPVRIEYSLTEKGRALEPIITEIQNWSQEWITDEDIERSNR, encoded by the coding sequence ATAAATCCATCTATATTATGCCCTAGATTTGAAATTGCCATGAAAATAATAAGCACCCGTTGGAGTGGATTGATTGTTTTTTCACTTCTTTCCGGTACACAGCGGTTTAGTTCGATGGAAGCATCTTTGCCGATAAGTGGAAGACTTCTATCTGAAAGACTAAAAGAACTTGAAAAAGAAGGAATCGTTCATCGTGAAGTTATTCCTGAAACACCTGTGCGAATTGAATACTCATTAACTGAAAAGGGACGCGCATTAGAACCTATCATTACGGAGATTCAAAATTGGTCACAAGAGTGGATAACAGATGAAGATATTGAAAGGAGTAACCGATGA
- a CDS encoding ABC transporter permease — translation MKHNRLLFIGIIMVTILLLITLIGPYIPYVKNEIDEASRVRFGENNVIMTAPFSPEEQFPFGTDREGRDLLSVLIVGAKDTLLMMLVICLIRYLLGIPLGLLASRGKGFFSWIVSSWNHIFSSVPIIFSAMILLSIPVLVLHEFRFFWSILIIALIEVGKVAHIVQEETIGILKKPYIEAGITVGMHPLRQLISNILPNILPAIVVNFFIDIGRTALLIGQMGIFGIFISQVFVQTGAFAAETVNTSLNWLTLLGQARKDILNAFWIPFYTCLVITFTVFTFNILGEGLRRHYDRRSV, via the coding sequence ATGAAACATAACCGACTTTTGTTTATAGGGATAATCATGGTAACTATTCTACTACTAATTACACTAATTGGTCCCTATATTCCTTATGTTAAAAATGAAATAGATGAAGCGAGTCGTGTGAGGTTTGGGGAAAATAACGTCATCATGACTGCTCCATTTTCGCCTGAAGAACAATTTCCTTTTGGGACCGATAGGGAAGGAAGAGATTTGTTAAGTGTTCTTATCGTAGGTGCCAAGGACACGTTGCTAATGATGCTTGTCATTTGTCTGATTCGTTATTTACTTGGTATTCCATTAGGGCTATTGGCATCGAGGGGTAAAGGTTTTTTCTCATGGATTGTATCCTCATGGAATCATATTTTCTCAAGTGTGCCCATTATCTTTTCTGCTATGATTTTATTAAGCATTCCGGTGCTAGTTTTGCATGAGTTTCGTTTTTTTTGGTCAATCCTGATTATAGCCTTAATAGAGGTTGGTAAAGTTGCTCATATAGTTCAAGAAGAAACGATTGGTATTTTAAAAAAGCCCTATATTGAAGCTGGAATTACGGTAGGTATGCATCCATTGAGACAGCTAATCTCAAACATCCTTCCTAATATCTTACCGGCGATTGTGGTCAACTTCTTCATTGATATAGGGCGCACTGCACTACTAATTGGTCAAATGGGTATATTTGGTATCTTTATTTCTCAGGTCTTTGTTCAGACTGGTGCATTTGCAGCTGAGACAGTGAACACAAGCTTAAATTGGTTAACGTTATTGGGACAAGCGCGGAAAGATATATTAAATGCCTTTTGGATTCCGTTTTATACTTGTTTGGTAATCACCTTTACCGTTTTTACATTTAATATTTTAGGAGAAGGACTCAGAAGACATTATGATCGACGGTCAGTGTAA
- a CDS encoding flavin monoamine oxidase family protein gives MEYTREDVYHSESRKNRSIAIVGGGLAGLTCAYRLATHGIMATVFEGNSRLGGRCWTERAMFKGSQFVERGGETIDSKHTSILSLIEELGLEVDDLIAAEKSYANPCYYYNGDNQYHQLQQELQEVARRLNNEYRRAEFPVLYYQFTNRAWELDNMSITDWIEQNIEGGEQSTVGQLLCTAYSIEHGADCSEQSALNLVQLFSDEQSTNSSVYGSADSRFRVSGGNDLLIKKLEEKLYNQIKRNHKLVSIIRNTNETYTLSFQSKGTIEKVHVDYVVLAIPFSVLSNSVDFSHSGFRPLKVNAINELGMGCNSKIHMQFDQRIWQQCNYNGTSYSNLGYQYTSDSTRAQSGLQGILVQISGGSNLKSMAEKGVDEYTREVIMELNQVFPGLQLSYTGLKSVDLWFKDKWAGGSYSFRKIGQFTRFAGVEMEREGCCFFAGEHTSVRFQGYMNGAVESGERVALEVIESLY, from the coding sequence ATGGAATACACGCGTGAAGATGTATATCACTCAGAAAGTAGGAAGAATCGCTCAATTGCCATTGTTGGTGGCGGTCTGGCCGGTTTAACATGTGCCTACCGCTTGGCCACTCATGGAATTATGGCAACAGTATTTGAAGGGAATAGTCGGCTTGGGGGGAGATGTTGGACGGAAAGGGCAATGTTTAAAGGTAGTCAGTTTGTAGAAAGAGGAGGTGAAACGATTGACTCGAAACACACCTCAATTCTTTCTCTAATTGAAGAGCTAGGTTTAGAAGTGGATGATCTTATTGCTGCAGAGAAATCTTATGCCAATCCTTGTTATTATTACAACGGAGATAATCAATATCATCAGTTACAGCAAGAATTACAAGAGGTCGCTCGAAGACTGAATAATGAATACAGAAGAGCAGAGTTTCCAGTGCTTTACTACCAGTTTACAAATCGAGCTTGGGAGCTAGACAATATGTCTATCACGGACTGGATTGAACAAAATATCGAGGGAGGGGAACAATCAACTGTCGGGCAGCTTCTATGTACTGCCTATTCAATTGAGCATGGAGCAGACTGTAGTGAACAAAGTGCACTTAATTTGGTTCAATTATTTTCAGATGAACAATCGACCAATTCTTCAGTATATGGAAGTGCTGATTCAAGGTTTAGAGTTAGTGGTGGAAATGATTTACTTATTAAAAAACTAGAAGAGAAATTGTATAACCAAATAAAACGAAATCATAAGCTCGTATCAATTATCAGAAATACAAATGAAACCTATACACTGTCTTTCCAGAGTAAAGGAACAATCGAAAAAGTGCATGTTGACTATGTTGTTTTAGCAATTCCTTTCTCTGTATTATCAAATTCTGTCGATTTTTCCCACAGTGGATTTAGGCCGTTAAAAGTAAATGCTATAAACGAATTAGGTATGGGCTGTAATTCCAAAATACATATGCAATTTGACCAGAGGATATGGCAACAGTGTAACTATAATGGAACCTCATATTCGAATCTAGGCTATCAGTACACGTCCGATAGCACGAGGGCTCAATCAGGTCTACAGGGAATTCTTGTTCAAATTTCTGGAGGAAGTAATCTAAAGTCTATGGCTGAAAAAGGAGTAGATGAGTATACAAGAGAAGTGATTATGGAATTAAATCAAGTTTTTCCAGGGCTTCAGCTTTCCTATACGGGTTTGAAAAGTGTTGATTTATGGTTTAAAGATAAGTGGGCTGGTGGATCTTATTCTTTTCGTAAGATCGGCCAGTTTACGAGATTTGCAGGTGTAGAAATGGAACGTGAAGGTTGCTGTTTTTTTGCAGGTGAGCATACTTCAGTAAGGTTTCAAGGATATATGAACGGAGCCGTAGAAAGTGGTGAGAGAGTTGCTTTGGAAGTGATTGAGTCTCTATACTAA
- a CDS encoding GNAT family N-acetyltransferase, protein MEQKVVIEEVLVLDEYMGQLSELLVQVVEDGASIGFLPPLGMSEARAYWDGVLQTECILFIAKVGNEISGTVQLHLNMKANGCHRAEVAKLMTHPGFRRMGIGRQLMERLEEKAKSEGRSLLVLDTREGDPSNQLYRTMGYLEAGKIPNYAKSANGEFHATIFYYKELD, encoded by the coding sequence ATGGAGCAAAAAGTGGTGATTGAAGAAGTTCTCGTACTTGATGAGTATATGGGTCAGCTTTCAGAGCTCCTCGTACAAGTTGTAGAAGATGGTGCATCAATTGGATTTCTCCCACCTTTGGGAATGAGTGAAGCCCGAGCATATTGGGATGGTGTCCTACAGACTGAATGCATTCTATTTATTGCAAAAGTAGGAAATGAGATTTCTGGTACCGTTCAACTCCATTTGAATATGAAGGCAAACGGATGTCATCGTGCAGAGGTGGCCAAATTAATGACACATCCCGGATTTCGACGAATGGGGATTGGTCGCCAGTTGATGGAAAGGCTAGAGGAAAAAGCGAAGAGTGAGGGAAGGTCACTACTTGTTCTCGATACGAGAGAAGGAGACCCGTCTAACCAGCTATATCGCACAATGGGATATTTGGAAGCAGGGAAAATTCCAAATTACGCGAAATCTGCTAATGGTGAGTTCCATGCTACCATTTTTTACTACAAAGAACTTGATTGA
- a CDS encoding AI-2E family transporter, producing MIKNKFQSWTLQILILVTILYLSSKITFLFEPVVVFVSTLFFPIIISGFLFFLLNPMVGLLQKWKIPRILAILIMYIVFIGVVVLVISILAPLISSQFTQLVKDLPVYADQTMKLIDDLSKTPQFNWFMTQTYVPINQIENELIRFANTLPDRASQTIANIFGLIANVTITVITVPFLLFYMLKDGHKFPIALSKFFPNSIRKETIDTLKDTGETLAAYIQGQILVALFVGTLAFIGYLIIDLPYALVMAMIVAVTNIIPYVGPFLGGAPAVIIGFFVSPTTALLVIVVIVIAQQVEGNLLSPLILGKRLDTHPATIIILLLVAGNLAGVLGMILAIPTYAVLKTVVLNTARLLKARREHLEETKLE from the coding sequence TTGATTAAAAATAAGTTTCAGTCTTGGACATTACAAATACTAATTTTAGTTACAATTTTATATTTGTCATCAAAAATTACATTTTTATTTGAACCGGTTGTTGTCTTTGTTTCAACATTGTTTTTTCCGATTATTATTTCAGGGTTTTTGTTTTTCTTATTAAATCCAATGGTAGGTCTGCTGCAGAAATGGAAAATCCCAAGAATACTTGCCATTCTAATCATGTATATCGTGTTTATTGGGGTAGTTGTCTTAGTCATTAGTATTCTTGCACCATTGATTTCAAGTCAATTTACACAATTGGTAAAAGATCTACCAGTTTATGCTGATCAGACAATGAAACTTATCGACGACTTATCGAAAACGCCACAATTTAATTGGTTTATGACTCAAACATATGTACCCATTAATCAAATTGAAAATGAACTGATTCGCTTTGCCAATACATTACCTGACCGTGCTTCACAAACAATAGCAAATATTTTTGGTTTAATTGCCAATGTTACGATTACGGTTATTACGGTTCCATTCCTCCTCTTTTATATGTTAAAAGATGGACATAAATTTCCGATTGCACTATCGAAGTTTTTTCCTAATTCGATTCGAAAGGAAACGATCGATACACTTAAGGATACCGGGGAAACCTTGGCAGCGTATATTCAAGGGCAAATACTTGTTGCCTTATTTGTAGGAACCTTAGCGTTTATTGGATATCTTATTATTGACTTACCTTATGCATTAGTGATGGCGATGATTGTTGCAGTAACAAATATTATTCCGTACGTTGGTCCTTTTTTAGGAGGAGCACCAGCTGTCATTATTGGTTTTTTCGTTTCACCAACAACAGCACTCCTTGTTATTGTAGTTATTGTGATTGCTCAACAAGTGGAAGGAAATCTACTTTCTCCATTAATTTTAGGAAAACGTTTAGATACACACCCAGCTACTATCATTATTTTATTATTAGTTGCGGGTAACTTGGCCGGTGTTTTAGGGATGATTCTTGCAATTCCAACCTATGCTGTGTTAAAGACAGTGGTACTAAATACTGCCAGGTTGTTAAAAGCGAGAAGAGAACATCTTGAAGAAACCAAACTAGAATAG
- a CDS encoding ABC transporter permease subunit: protein MKIVQEMVKLFFIYLLVVTCIILFVLVPRTPNLELSGGWAGVMKYDYSFSLADYKNNVVGYLSQVVETKSLGPTKWKTRSVEDELLKFVPKSMLVVFLGLFLCLLFGVLKGIYDFRKTNTKQNLFGNGTTWLFQSIPDYFIIICVIWIVYFKLPFTILGDEDWYKFIAPGILVSIAPSFYVARLTSVSLLSQKDEPHIQVAFSKGFTEKLVLYRHMFKQCIITVSGYLPSVMVFLLSNLLVVEYLLAYEGAAYRLFSAIGYSNFISPSMLARKVDESGLIIGISICFLLFVMVAHIASRLIKLKLEPK from the coding sequence ATGAAGATAGTCCAAGAAATGGTAAAGCTTTTTTTTATCTATTTGTTAGTAGTAACTTGCATCATTCTCTTCGTTCTAGTTCCAAGAACGCCAAACCTGGAGCTAAGTGGGGGTTGGGCAGGTGTTATGAAATATGATTATTCGTTTAGTTTAGCAGATTATAAGAACAATGTGGTTGGGTACCTTTCTCAGGTTGTAGAGACTAAAAGCCTCGGTCCTACCAAGTGGAAAACGAGAAGTGTGGAAGATGAGTTGCTTAAATTCGTTCCAAAAAGCATGTTAGTTGTGTTCCTAGGCCTTTTTCTTTGTCTTTTGTTTGGTGTACTAAAAGGAATCTATGATTTTAGAAAAACGAACACGAAACAGAACCTCTTTGGTAATGGTACTACTTGGTTATTTCAATCCATTCCAGACTATTTTATCATCATATGTGTGATATGGATTGTTTATTTTAAGTTGCCGTTTACGATTTTAGGAGACGAAGATTGGTATAAGTTTATCGCTCCAGGAATTTTAGTTTCCATTGCCCCGTCGTTTTATGTTGCAAGACTAACATCCGTTTCATTGCTTAGTCAAAAAGACGAGCCTCATATTCAGGTAGCCTTTTCAAAGGGCTTTACGGAAAAACTAGTTCTGTATCGTCACATGTTTAAACAATGCATAATTACTGTTTCAGGATACCTTCCTTCAGTTATGGTTTTCTTGTTATCTAATTTATTGGTGGTGGAATATTTACTAGCTTACGAGGGTGCGGCATATCGATTGTTCTCAGCCATAGGATATTCAAATTTTATTAGCCCATCCATGCTGGCTAGAAAAGTGGATGAGAGTGGATTAATTATAGGAATCAGTATTTGCTTTTTATTATTCGTTATGGTTGCTCATATCGCCAGTCGACTAATAAAATTAAAACTTGAGCCAAAGTAA
- a CDS encoding phosphotransferase enzyme family protein, with protein sequence MMQLSTMKKIVSTVDQDWRSPFAEQLLEKWGYDEKEVYYYRGSANFIFVFKREGQWHFLRCNESTERNLEDYQSELEILQLLENSSVRVTKPIRSKDGNLIETILTELGTYHCVVFEALNGEQLELEQLDENGYFSWGKTLGQLHQAFMKLPISLKESRPSWRDHIQFIKDTVPADEISFYQELHVVEEWLTNLPITDETFGLIHYDFELDNLKWNEQGISILDFDDSVQHWYVADIAYALRDLFEQEVDLYHPSFTQFMKGYSSENSVNLDLLTDLVWFMRLHHLVTFAKLYRSLDISNEDTNPKWLSELVSKFETKLENYRASFLKNK encoded by the coding sequence ATGATGCAGCTAAGTACAATGAAAAAAATAGTGTCAACGGTTGATCAAGATTGGCGAAGTCCATTCGCTGAACAACTCTTAGAAAAATGGGGTTATGATGAAAAAGAAGTTTACTATTATCGCGGAAGTGCTAATTTTATTTTTGTTTTTAAAAGAGAGGGTCAATGGCATTTTCTACGATGTAATGAGTCAACTGAAAGAAACCTCGAGGATTATCAATCTGAGTTGGAAATCCTCCAACTTCTTGAAAACTCTAGCGTCCGCGTTACGAAACCAATTAGGTCAAAGGATGGAAATTTAATTGAAACGATACTTACTGAACTAGGAACCTATCATTGTGTTGTATTCGAGGCATTAAATGGTGAACAACTGGAGCTTGAGCAACTTGATGAGAATGGGTATTTCTCATGGGGGAAAACACTTGGTCAGCTGCACCAAGCCTTTATGAAACTACCAATCTCATTGAAGGAAAGTCGCCCTAGTTGGAGAGATCACATTCAATTTATAAAGGATACTGTTCCAGCTGATGAGATATCTTTCTATCAGGAGCTGCATGTAGTGGAGGAGTGGCTGACTAATCTGCCGATTACAGATGAAACATTTGGTCTGATTCATTATGATTTTGAATTGGATAATCTCAAATGGAATGAACAAGGTATAAGTATTCTAGACTTTGATGATAGTGTACAACACTGGTATGTTGCCGATATAGCCTATGCGTTAAGAGACTTATTTGAACAAGAAGTTGATCTATATCATCCATCTTTCACTCAATTTATGAAAGGCTATTCATCCGAAAATAGTGTCAATTTGGATCTACTAACGGACCTAGTTTGGTTTATGAGGCTTCATCATCTCGTTACTTTTGCAAAGCTTTATCGATCGCTTGATATTAGTAATGAAGATACGAATCCGAAGTGGCTTTCGGAATTAGTAAGTAAATTTGAGACAAAGCTTGAAAACTATCGAGCTTCATTTTTAAAAAATAAATAA
- a CDS encoding GTP cyclohydrolase II: MNSSKLDANTLSIIEKKIKLIKSAKGAIYLVGPIKLPVTLAGKTVIFQWYCWLQCNEVTENYQRIIEKLSSVNLAELQQSSVLVYGDFENDEEALIRMHSICHTGDIFGSKRCDCGYQLDQSLQMIVEHGTGALFYLANHEGRGIGLFSKAMAYVLQENGYDTVEANLQLGFVDDARNYDDAILVLKALRSNPVTLITNNPRKVEALKSAGMDLSGRTPLWGDISEFNEKYLSTKVVRSGHLK, from the coding sequence ATGAACAGCAGCAAACTTGACGCAAATACCCTATCTATAATAGAGAAAAAAATAAAACTTATCAAATCAGCAAAGGGTGCTATCTACTTAGTAGGACCTATTAAACTTCCAGTGACACTTGCTGGAAAAACGGTTATTTTTCAGTGGTATTGTTGGTTGCAATGCAATGAAGTAACTGAGAATTATCAGCGTATTATTGAAAAGCTTTCTTCCGTTAATTTAGCTGAACTTCAGCAATCAAGTGTTCTAGTGTATGGTGATTTTGAAAATGATGAAGAAGCACTTATACGAATGCACTCAATTTGTCATACAGGAGATATCTTTGGTAGCAAACGTTGTGATTGTGGATACCAACTCGACCAAAGCTTACAAATGATCGTTGAACACGGTACGGGTGCTTTGTTCTATCTAGCAAATCATGAAGGTAGAGGAATTGGCCTATTTAGTAAGGCAATGGCATATGTTCTTCAAGAAAATGGCTATGATACGGTTGAGGCAAATCTACAGCTTGGTTTCGTTGACGATGCTAGAAATTACGATGATGCCATTCTTGTCCTTAAGGCACTGAGATCAAACCCAGTGACATTAATTACAAACAATCCTAGAAAAGTAGAAGCATTAAAAAGTGCTGGTATGGATTTATCAGGTCGTACACCACTCTGGGGGGATATCTCTGAATTTAATGAAAAATACCTAAGTACAAAGGTTGTCCGTTCTGGACATTTGAAATAA
- a CDS encoding DUF1189 domain-containing protein, which translates to MGFFNKFIFSMGKFEKYPDMVKQGVGKAFLYLFLFTLLFGTIHSIIIGFQINKDIGGFVSDISGNIPEFTFSNGVLDVKEPMPIIHEDLDGSTLIIDTTGQTTPDILDQYESATLILSDQVITKENGFKSEAFSFGDFVGITFDQDDIVDKLPLLQWFSFIAAFFVWIGFFIGKLFSSLLLALVGLILAAIRKKKLSFGSLYSLAIYALTVPILLDILLQVFSADLHNLVYYVIAIAYMWLAMKHFSPKEESEFSEPIDTY; encoded by the coding sequence ATGGGATTTTTTAATAAGTTTATTTTTAGTATGGGGAAATTTGAAAAGTATCCAGATATGGTTAAGCAAGGTGTAGGAAAAGCATTTCTCTACCTATTTCTATTCACGCTACTTTTTGGAACGATACATAGTATTATTATCGGATTCCAGATTAATAAGGATATAGGTGGTTTTGTTTCGGATATTAGTGGCAATATTCCTGAGTTCACTTTTTCAAATGGTGTGCTTGATGTGAAGGAACCAATGCCCATCATACACGAAGATTTAGATGGTAGTACCCTTATTATTGATACAACGGGGCAAACAACACCTGATATTTTAGATCAATATGAATCAGCGACACTAATTTTATCTGATCAAGTCATTACAAAAGAAAATGGATTTAAATCAGAAGCATTCTCTTTCGGCGATTTTGTTGGAATCACGTTTGACCAAGATGATATCGTTGACAAATTACCTTTACTACAATGGTTTAGTTTTATTGCTGCATTCTTTGTCTGGATTGGCTTTTTCATCGGAAAGTTATTCAGTTCACTGCTATTAGCATTGGTAGGTTTAATCCTTGCAGCAATCCGAAAAAAGAAGCTGTCTTTCGGAAGTCTTTACAGCTTAGCTATTTATGCTTTAACTGTACCTATTCTATTAGATATTCTGCTACAAGTATTTAGCGCAGACTTACATAATCTAGTATATTATGTGATTGCAATTGCATATATGTGGCTTGCTATGAAGCATTTCAGCCCAAAGGAAGAAAGTGAGTTTAGCGAACCAATTGACACATACTAA
- a CDS encoding sigma-70 family RNA polymerase sigma factor, with the protein MNTLHEVRSKNDQLEVIMNRFGEEIKRLIFSFTKNWTVTEDLTQEVFVSVYLHLEGFREESQIKTWVYRIAINKSKDYLRSWAYRKMVITDSFTQEKDYLNEQPDILLVKNLENQQLFEQVMKLPLKYREVIILFYLKELSIEEVSEMLQLNTSTVKTRLKRGRDKLKNSFIVEGGNHDGIKA; encoded by the coding sequence GTGAATACACTACATGAGGTTCGGTCAAAAAATGACCAGTTAGAAGTCATTATGAATAGGTTTGGGGAAGAGATAAAAAGACTGATATTTAGTTTTACAAAAAACTGGACAGTAACAGAGGATTTAACTCAGGAAGTATTTGTTTCCGTTTATTTACATTTAGAGGGTTTTAGAGAAGAGTCTCAGATTAAAACATGGGTTTATCGAATTGCGATTAATAAATCAAAGGATTATCTGAGAAGCTGGGCATACCGAAAAATGGTGATTACGGATTCTTTTACACAAGAGAAAGACTATTTAAATGAACAGCCAGATATTCTTCTCGTAAAAAACCTTGAAAACCAACAGCTATTTGAACAAGTGATGAAACTTCCTTTGAAATATAGAGAAGTTATTATCTTATTTTACTTGAAAGAACTATCAATTGAAGAAGTGAGTGAGATGCTTCAACTTAACACCTCGACTGTAAAAACAAGGCTAAAAAGAGGCAGGGATAAGCTGAAAAATAGTTTTATCGTAGAAGGAGGCAATCATGATGGAATCAAAGCTTAA
- a CDS encoding helix-turn-helix transcriptional regulator, with translation MQNRLREKRGEKNITQEQLSELVGVSRQTIISLENGKYNPSLELAFKLAKAFGCHIEDIFIYQEGE, from the coding sequence ATTCAAAATCGATTACGGGAAAAACGTGGAGAAAAGAATATTACACAAGAACAATTATCAGAATTAGTTGGCGTTTCAAGGCAAACCATTATTTCATTAGAAAATGGGAAGTACAATCCATCATTGGAGTTAGCTTTTAAATTAGCTAAAGCGTTTGGTTGTCATATTGAGGACATTTTTATTTATCAGGAAGGGGAGTAA